A window of the Vigna angularis cultivar LongXiaoDou No.4 chromosome 3, ASM1680809v1, whole genome shotgun sequence genome harbors these coding sequences:
- the LOC108324763 gene encoding transcription factor DICHOTOMA: MFSSTYDSNLFPNFPSSSYPILPFLIDPENDFASNTLFDDPLLVPFTPITHDPPFPEETVANFAVADCTAILEQDANTNYGSHNGSMSNFLTQKPAIAKKDRHSKIHTSQGLRDRRVRLSSEIARKFFDLQDMLEFDKPSNTLEWLFTKSENAIKELAQSKHSGSISGGDKCSRDASVDSNNNKSLAGSGVDGSKGRKSKSAQKDDACVQTKKESRERARARARERTCYKMCSTRRVQQDFDERCPVTANTQMLHQLRSSILPEPEAYARWVQPYNPFLIHNEAPRDGFDVIEESIMIKRNMKPSTMMASHHQNQNQNQNQSQNLVIPRDSSFNNNVCPLLPYSTPDWDTNGAFTGYSNFCSIGTMNLSTCFMNP; the protein is encoded by the exons ATGTTCTCTTCCACATATGACTCCAACCTTTTTCCAAacttcccttcttcttcttacCCTATCCTTCCTTTTCTCATTGATCCTGAAAATGATTTTGCAAGCAACACCCTTTTTGATGACCCTCTTCTTGTTCCCTTCACACCCATCACCCATGATCCTCCATTTCCTGAAGAGACTGTTGCTAATTTTGCAGTTGCTGACTGCACTGCCATTCTTGAACAAGATGCAAACACTAACTATGGTTCCCACAATGGTAGCATGTCCAATTTTCTGACCCAGAAACCAGCCATAGCAAAGAAAGACAGGCACAGTAAGATTCACACATCTCAGGGTTTGAGGGACCGTAGGGTGAGATTATCAAGTGAAATAGCCCGCAAGTTCTTTGATCTTCAGGACATGTTAGAGTTTGACAAACCAAGTAACACCCTTGAGTGGCTTTTCACAAAGTCTGAGAATGCGATCAAAGAACTAGCCCAAAGTAAGCATAGCGGCAGTATTAGTGGGGGTGACAAGTGTTCCCGCGACGCTTCTGTGGATTCAAATAACAACAAATCATTGGCGGGTAGTGGGGTTGATGGTTCCAAAGGGAGGAAGTCAAAATCGGCACAGAAGGATGATGCTTGTGTTCAGACCAAAAAGGAGTCAAGGGAAAGGGCAAGAGCAAGAGCAAGAGAGAGGACTTGCTACAAAATGTGTAGCACTAGAAGGGTGCAGCAAGACTTTGATGAAAGGTGCCCTGTAACTGCAAACACTCAAATGCTGCACCAATTGAGGTCATCCATTCTGCCTGAACCTGAAGCTTACGCGAGATGGGTTCAGCCTTATAACCCTTTTCTCATTCATAATGAAGCACCCAGAGATGGCTTTGACGTCATTGAAGAATCTATTATGATTAAAAGGAATATGAAGCCGTCAACTATGATGGCTTCTCAtcaccaaaaccaaaaccaaaaccaaaaccaaagcCAAAACCTTGTGATCCCTAGGGATTCAAGTTTCAACAACAATGTGTGCCCCTTGCTACCCTATTCCACTCCAGACTGGGACACTAATGGGGCCTTTACTGGATACTCCAACTTTTGTTCAATAGGAACCATGAACCTATCTACATGTTTCATGAACCCGTg A
- the LOC108325821 gene encoding beta-conglycinin beta subunit 1: MVRARIPLLLLLGILFLASLSVSFGIVHREHHESREEVSVSSGKNNPFYFNSDRWFRTLYRNEWGHIRVLQRFDQRSKQMQNLENYRVVEFKSKPNTLLLPHHADADFLLVVLNGTAVLTLVNPDGRDSYILEQGDAQKISAGTTFFLVNPDDNENLRIIKLAVPVNNPHRFQDFFLSRTKAQQSYLQGFGKNILEASFDSDMKEINRVLFGEEGQQQQGEESQQEGVIVELKREQIREMTKHAKSSSRKALSSEDEPLNLRNRKPIYSNKLGRWFEITPEKNPQLRDLDMFISSVDMKEGGLLLPHYNSKAMVILVINEGEANIELVGQREQQKQQEEQEESWEVQRYRAELSEDDVFIIPATYPVAINATSNLNFFAFGINAENNQRNFLAGEKDNVISEIPTEVLDVTFPASGEKVKKLIKKQSESQFVDAQPKQQQREEARKGGKGPFVY, from the exons ATGGTGAGAGCGAGGATTCCACTGCTGCTGTTGCTGGGAATTCTTTTCCTGGCATCACTTTCTGTCTCCTTCGGCATCGTACACCGGGAGCACCATGAGAGCCGAGAAGAAGTGTCGGTTTCAAGTGGAAAAAATAACCCTTTCTACTTCAACTCTGACAGGTGGTTCCGCACTCTATACAGAAACGAATGGGGTCACATTCGGGTCCTCCAGAGGTTCGACCAACGCTCCAAACAAATGCAGAATCTTGAAAACTACCGTGTTGTAGAGTTCAAGTCCAAACCCAACACCCTCCTTCTTCCTCACCATGCTGATGCCGATTTCCTCCTAGTTGTCCTTAATG GGACAGCCGTACTCACCTTGGTAAACCCTGACGGCAGAGACTCCTACATTCTTGAGCAAGGCGATGCTCAGAAAATCTCTGCTGGAACCACTTTCTTTTTGGTTAACCCTGACGACAACGAGAATCTCAGAATAATCAAACTCGCCGTACCCGTTAACAACCCTCACAGATTTCAA GACTTTTTCCTATCTAGAACAAAAGCCCAACAATCCTACCTGCAAGGATTCGGCAAGAATATTCTAGAGGCCTCCTTCGAT AGCGATATGAAGGAGATAAACAGGGTTCTGTTTGGAGAGGAGGGACAGCAACAGCAAGGCGAGGAGAGTCAGCAAGAGGGAGTGATTGTGGAACTTAAAAGGGAACAGATTCGGGAAATGACCAAACATGCCAAATCTAGTTCAAGGAAAGCCCTTTCCTCCGAAGATGAACCACTCAACCTGAGAAACCGCAAACCCATCTACTCCAACAAACTTGGAAGGTGGTTTGAGATCACTCCGGAGAAAAACCCCCAACTTAGGGACTTGGACATGTTCATCAGTTCTGTGGATATGAAAGAG GGAGGTCTTCTTCTGCCACACTACAATTCTAAGGCCATGGTGATCCTGGTTATTAATGAAGGAGAAGCAAACATTGAACTTGTTGGCCAAAGAGAACAACAGAAACAGCAAGAAGAACAAGAGGAAAGTTGGGAAGTGCAGAGGTATAGAGCTGAGTTGTCTGAAGACGATGTATTTATAATCCCAGCAACTTATCCGGTTGCCATCAACGCTACCTCCAATCTGAATTTCTTTGCTTTCGGCATCAATGCTGAGAACAACCAGAGGAACTTCCTtgcag GTGAGAAAGACAATGTGATAAGCGAGATACCTACAGAGGTATTGGATGTTACGTTCCCTGCGTCTGGTGAGAAGGTAAAGAAGCTGATAAAGAAGCAGAGCGAATCCCAGTTTGTGGATGCACAGCCTAAGCAACAGCAAAGGGAGGAGGCGCGTAAGGGAGGAAAGGGTCCATTTGTGTACTGA